CACATACCCCAGGGCATGTGGACCTATACCGTGGGCTCGAAGGCACACGATCCGGCCGTCGTCAGGAGGACCGCGCCCGCAGGCACGAAGTACTACACCGAGGAAATACACAGGGGAGCCTTCGTCATACCCCCCTTCCTCGTAGATCTGCTGAAAAAGTAAAAAATTGGGCGCGTTATTCGCGCGCATGATAATCATCCGAGAGGGGTCAAGCAAGAGATGAGAGTAATCATCGCCCTGGGCGGCAACGCGATTCTTCAGAGGGGGCAGAAGGGACTCGCCTCCGAGCAGAGGGAGAACGTCCAGAAGACGGTCGACCAGATAGTCCGCATGATAGGAGCGGGCCACGAGGTGGTCGTAACTCACGGCAACGGTCCGCAAGTCGGCGCCATACTTATTCAGAACGAACTCGGGTCCTCCTCCGTCCCGGCCATGCCGATGGACATATGCGGCGCCCAGAGCCAGGGCCTTATCGGCTACATGTTCTGCCAGAGCATCGAGAATACGCTGAAGGCGGAGGGCATCGAAGGACACGCGCCCGCATGCCTGGTAACGAGGGTGGAGGTCGATCCCTCCGACCCGGCGTTCGCCAACCCGACCAAGCCGGTCGGCCCCTTCTACACGGAGGAGGCCGCGAAGAAGCGAGCGGCGGAGACCGGCGAGACTTGGATCGACGACGCCGGTCGCGGGTGGCGGAGGGTTGTTCCGTCGCCGGATCCGAAGTCTATAGTGGAGGCGGATTCGATCAACGCCCTGCTGGATAAAGGCTTCACTGTCGTGGCCTCGGGTGGCGGCGGCATACCCGTGATACGAGGGAAGGATGGGCTATGGGAGGGGATCGAGGCGGTCATAGACAAGGACCTCGCAGGCGAGCGCCTGGCGGCGGCGGTAAACGCCGACCTCCTGATGATACTGACCGACGTGCCGAAGGTCGCCATCAACTACAACACCCCGGATCAGAAATGGCTTGACACCCTTGCCCTCTCCGAGATGGAGGAGCTGGAGAGGAAGGGTCACTTCAAGGCCGGCTCCATGGGGCCGAAGGTGAACGCTGCCCTGCGCTTCGTCAGGAACGGTGGGGAGAGA
This DNA window, taken from Synergistaceae bacterium, encodes the following:
- a CDS encoding spermidine synthase (catalyzes the formation of spermidine from putrescine and S-adenosylmethioninamine), whose translation is HIPQGMWTYTVGSKAHDPAVVRRTAPAGTKYYTEEIHRGAFVIPPFLVDLLKK
- the arcC gene encoding carbamate kinase, with the translated sequence MRVIIALGGNAILQRGQKGLASEQRENVQKTVDQIVRMIGAGHEVVVTHGNGPQVGAILIQNELGSSSVPAMPMDICGAQSQGLIGYMFCQSIENTLKAEGIEGHAPACLVTRVEVDPSDPAFANPTKPVGPFYTEEAAKKRAAETGETWIDDAGRGWRRVVPSPDPKSIVEADSINALLDKGFTVVASGGGGIPVIRGKDGLWEGIEAVIDKDLAGERLAAAVNADLLMILTDVPKVAINYNTPDQKWLDTLALSEMEELERKGHFKAGSMGPKVNAALRFVRNGGERAVIASLEEALEALEGKKGTQIVRD